The genomic interval CTGTTTTATTTAGAGAAGAATGTGTTTTCAGAAAAGAATTAAAACTTTCAGACAAAATTTTCATTCATACCAAAACTTCAAAAATGAAAGCCGATGCTTCTCGCTGGTCAATTATTCACGAATTTAGAAGAGAAGACGACACGCTTTGTGCGACAATTACAGTTGATGGCGCTTGGATGGACACTAAACTTAGAAAATTAGCCTCTCCTACTCCAGAAATTGCTGTTCAAGCTTTATCTATATTTCCAAAAAGCGATGATTTCGTTGGACTTTAAAATATAAACAAATGAGACGTTTATTTTCTTTTTTTGTTATTCTGGCTCTTTTTGCAAATTGCAAAAATAAATCTTCAGACGAAATCAAATCTTCTGAAAAAATAAATGCTGTAAAAGAATCTAAATCTCCAAAAGAGACTGTTCAAGCTTATCTGTCTGCAACAAACCATTTTGATTTTGAAACTGCAAAAAATTTTCTGATTACAAATAAAGAAAATCAGATGATTTTGGAAACTCTCAAAAAGATGGAAAAAAGTATTCCAGATAAAGAAAAGACCAGATTTTTAGACAAAGAAAAAAAGGCTTCTTACTTTGAAAAAGAAATAACCGATTCGACTGCTCAAATTATTGTCACTCCAGATATGGATGCTGTTATGCCTATCGAATTCAATTTGAAAAAAGTAAAAAATGATTGGTTAATCGAATCTGTTATTTCTCATTAATGTAAAAAACAAGCTATGATAGATTACATAAAAGACTTTAGAATCGGATTTTTTATTGCCATCATAGCAATTACAACAATTGTTTTGGGCGCGATTACAGACAGAGCGCTTCGCTA from Flavobacterium sp. YJ01 carries:
- a CDS encoding acyl-CoA thioesterase, with protein sequence MASFTKEISFRWSDLDPNFHVRHSAYYDFGAQHRIEILEELGLTLKVMQTQGFGPVLFREECVFRKELKLSDKIFIHTKTSKMKADASRWSIIHEFRREDDTLCATITVDGAWMDTKLRKLASPTPEIAVQALSIFPKSDDFVGL